Within the uncultured Draconibacterium sp. genome, the region TGCCGTACATTTTTTCACCACGTTGCAGGTTCTCTTTGTTTGGTTCCAAATTGTTTACCAGCGTGGCAGCTGCCAAAGCCCGGTCTTCATCGGTTTTTTCATAAGCGTAAGGAACTGTACTTCGCGGAATTGTCCCCGCAACAGGAGGTTGCATTGTTTTTCCGTCGGCAAAATTTGGGTTGGGCGTGTAGCTCTCGTATGCCGGCGAGGTAACCATATCATCGAAATATTGCCAGCCCGTGGTTCGGCGATTGTAATCGCAGGAAGAAAAGGCAAAAGTTAAAAGTAGAAAGGTAAATTTTGCACCGTCCTTTAGGGCGGTGTGGGCAATAATTGGCCTCCTGATATTGAAGCTATGAAAATTGTTAACTTGTAAAATAACAATTTTCATAGCTTCAATTAGTTGCTGTCCTTGCTTGATCACCGCCCTAAAGGACGGTGCAAAATATTTTCTAATTGATTTTATTGAGTCCATAGTTATTCAATTTTACCATGTTCTGTGAGAATCGATTTTACTGACTCACTATCGTTTGCAATTCCGGCTTCGTCAAAAACCATAACGAATTTATCGTCGGTAGCCCGCTCGTGAAAGATCTCTGCCTTTTTACCGGGAAAAACCTTTGCCCGTGCCGAAAAGGTGAAAAGCGTGAGTAGCGTTATGGAAAGAATAGTTGCTACGATTGTTACCACAATAAACGATGGGAAAGCATTAAACGGTTTCCCGCCATAGCGCAGTGGCCAGTCGATAACTGCGGCATAAGTCAGAAATCCGAGAATCCCAATTGCGGCAAACAATCCGTAAAAGAAAGCTGCGTGCGTAATGCGCGTTTTTATGGGCATTCCTTCCAATATTTCGTGCACCGGGTAAGGCGTGTAAACCTCAACCGGCATTACTCCTTTGTCTTTTAATTTTTCAAAGGCATCAACTAAAGTTGCTTCGTCGTCAAAAACGCCAAGGATGTATTTTTTACTCATGACTCTTTGCTTTTAGTTGTCCGTTATTTGGTTTGTCGAATTTTGCCACACTTTTTAATTCCGAAATGGCAATCATTGGAATGTAGCGGAAGAACAACAGTACTCCTGCTAAGAACATTCCGAGTGTACCGACAAAGAATCCTATTTCAACATAGGTAGGCGAGTAGCTGGCCCAGTTTGCCGGCAGGTAATCGCGGCTCAATGTGGTAACAACAATGTTAAAACGCTCGAACCACATACCAATATTAATGATGATAGAAATGATAAATACCATCCACATACGTTTGCGCACGGCTTTAAACCAGAACAACTGTGGAATCACCGCGTTAGCCGTAAACATGGCCCAAAACTGGAACGCATAATCGCCGAACAAACGGTTTTTAAAGAACATATACGTTTCATAATCAGATGCCGAATACCAGGCCATAAAAATCTCGGTCATATAAGCAGTTCCCATAATCAGCGAGATAAATATCAGTATCCGGCAAATTGCATCAACGTGTCGGTCGGTAATAAAGTCGTTCATTTTATACATGGCACGCATGGTAATTACCAGGGTGAGTACCATGGCAAATCCCGAGAAAATTGCACCTATTACAAAGTACGGCGGGAAAATAGTGGTATGCCATCCGGCCTGCACCGAAACAGCAAAGTCGGTGGCCACAATCGAGTGCACGGAAACTACCAAAACAGCTGCAATTCCACCCAATACAAAGCTCAGCGCTTCGAAGCGAAGCCACTCACGGCTCGATCCGGTCCATCCGAAAGAAAAGAATCCGTAAACAGCCTTTTTGATTTTCGATTTTGCCGTGTCGCGTATGGTTGCAAAATCAGGTACCATTCCAAAATACCAGAAACTTGCAGAAATAAGTAGATAGGCTGAAATGGCCACAAAGTCCCAGAATAGTGGTGAGTTAAAATTGACCCAAAGCGGACCACGAGTATTCGGATAAGGGAAAATAAAGAAAAACAACCATGGACGCCCCATGTGCAACAGCGGGAAAAGGCTGGCACAGAAAACGGCAACAACGGTCATCGCCTCTGCTGCGCGATTAATGGCCGTTCTCCATTTCTGCCGCAAAATGAGTAGGAAAATGGAAAATGCGGTTCCGGCATGTCCGATACCAATCCACCAAACAAAGTTGATGATGGCCCAACCCCAGGCTACCGAGTTGTTTACTCCCCAGGTACCAATTCCGGTTGAAACGGTAATGTATTTGCAATACAAACCAAATCCGAACATGCCTAAACTCACCAGCATGGCTGCATACCACCAAAGCGGCGTTTTGTCATGGATGGGCGCTAATATCTGCTTTGAAATCTGGCTAAACGATTTCTCGCCATCAATTAGCTTTCCCCTTACGGCTGAATTATACATAGGCGTTTATGCTTTTTTGTTTCTTACTTTAGTTAAATATCCTACCGAAGGTAGGGTGTGCAGTTCTTCCAGCAAATGGTAATTGCGCTCGTTTTTAAAGAGCTTGTTGATTTTGCTGTTCTCATTGTTCAGATCGCCAAATACCAGCGCATCGGCCGGGCACGACTGAACACATGCCGGCTGAACTTCGCCGTCTTCCAGCATTCTTCCGGCAACTTTGGCTTCTGCTTTTTTCTCCTGAATACGTTGAACGCAGAAAGAGCATTTTTCAACCACTCCACGCGAGCGAACAGTAACATCAGGATTGAGGACCATACGTCCCAAATCGCTGTTTGATGCGTAATCGAACTCCGGATTTTGTACATACTGAAACCAGTTAAAACGACGTACTTTATATGGGCAGTTGTTTACACAATATTTTGTTCCCACGCAACGGTTGTAGGCCATTTGGTTTAAGCCTTCCTCACTGTGCGGCGTTGCCGAAACCGGGCAAACATTTTCGCACGGGGCATTGTCGCAATGCTGACACATTACCGGCTGATGATATACATCCGGATTTTCTGCATCGTTCGAGAAATAACGATCCACACGAATCCAGTGCATGATACGGCGATTGCGCACCTGTTCTTTTCCGATTACCTGCACGTTGTTTTCGGCCTGGCATGAGATGGAACAGTTACCACATCCCACACAACTTCCCAAATCAACTGCCATTGCCCAATGGTGCCCTTTAAATTCCTGTTCCGGATACAACGAAACGTGGTGTTCCAAATGCTTTTCGCGGATTTCATTTCCCGAAGCCGGATCAAGTTGCCATTTGTCGAAATTGGTTTCACGAACGATTGGCCGGCCTTCCATCGAGTGGTGCGTTTGCGATAAAGCAAGCTCGAAAGTTTTTTCTGTGGTCTGCACATCTGCACCACTTAGCCAAAGCTGTTTGGCATTGTTTTGAATCGATGTAAGTGCGTACATATTTTTTCCAACACCGTCGCCAACTTTTCCGGCAACTTCGCGGCCATAGCCCAATGCTACCGAAATGGTGCCTGGTGCTTGTCCGGGCTGTACAAAAACCGGCATTTCTATACCGTTTATGGTGATCACTGATTCGTTCTGGACGCCATTCTCTTCGGCCCATTTAACCGGCACTGCAGCAAAGTTATCCCAGCTGATCTTTGCAACGGGATCGGGCAATTCCTGTAACCACGGATTGTTGGCAGAACTCCCGTCTTTTAATGCCACACTTTGATAGAAAACTATTTCCCAACCCTGAGATTGTTCGCCACCCAATTGTAAGGCATTTTCTAATCCATTTTCGCTATACACTGGTGCTTCAGAACTTATCTCTGTTTCGAAAACTCCTTTCTGCAAAACATCATTCCAGAATAACCGGGAATCGGAGTATTTTGATTGCAAACCGGTGAAGTTCTCTTCCCAGTTTGCTTTTAAAATTTCGTAGTAGTTAGGCTGCTTTTCGCCGGCCCATTTTAGCAACGTTTCCTGCACCTGTCGACTATCGAACAGTTTTGAAATAGTAGGTTGCGACAGGCTGAAAAGTCCTTTTTTCGGCTCAGCATCGTTCCATGCTTCAAGGTAATGCGGTGCAGGACACACCCAATGGCAAGCAGCTGTTGTTTCGTCTTTTCTGTCGGAAAATGAAACCGATAACTCAGCACCTGCTATCAATTCTTTTAATTCTTGTCCTTTTGGGTGATTGTAAACCGGGTTTACGCCCCAGCAAAGTACCCCGGCAATTTCTTTATTTTTTAATTCGGCAAAAACTTTTTCAAAATCGCCATCTATTGCCTGATGCGTATTTAATGGTCTGTGCAATAATATCGTTGATCCGTAATTTCCCAGCAGATTGTTGATTGCATTTACGATCAGCTGGATATTTACATCGTTACTTCCCGAAACCACAAGCGACTTGCCTTCGTAGGCCAGCAGGTCTTCTGCCAATCCTGTTACATCAACCGGACTGCCTGGAGCAGCAATGGTCATTTTTCCTTTTGCCTGCATTAATTGATAATACAGTGCTGTTAAAATCGTCTTTTCCTCTGATGGTTTTATAGGAACGCGAACGTCGGCATTCGAACCTGTCAACGTCATTCCCGATTCGAACTGATAATGGCGACTCATTTCATCGCCTTTATCCAGCACTTTTCTTCCGGCGGCATAACCTTTTGTATATTCTGTTGACGAAAGCCAGGTGCCTAAAAAGTCGGCGCTAAAACTTGCAACTACTTTTGCCTGCTCGAAGCGATAATCAGGAATCAGCGCCGAACCAAAACTTTGTTGGTTGGCTTCCAAAATTCCACTTGTCGAAACGGCATCGTATTTTACCCACTCAACGTTTGGATACTTTTCCTGAAAGCTGGCAATTACTTTCTTCGTTGTTGGCGAAATTATGCTTGATGTGAGCAAAATAACTTTTTTATTGTCGTTATTTAGCTGCTCCAGTTTTCTTATGATATAGCTGTCTACGTCTTCCCAGTTGGTTGCATCGCCTCTTTTTAGTGGTGTTTTAAATCGTGCGTCATCATACAAATCAAGAACCGAAGCCTGAACCCGCGCAGAAGTTCCTTTTTGCGAAACTGGAGACAGATCGTTTCCCTCAATTTTTATGGGGCGGCCATCACGCGCTTTCACTAGAACACTGCAATATTCGTTGGCTTCAAAATAACTGGAGGCATAGTAGTTGGCCATTCCGGGAGTCACCTCCTCAGGTTTAATCAGGTAAGGAATGGCTTTGTCGACCGGCCGTTTACAGCTGGCAACAACCGCTGCGGTTGCCACACTAAATCCAAAAGCCTTCAGAAAATCGCGACGTGATGAGCCGGAAGCTTTTTTTATTACGGCGCGTTTGGCATCCAACTCCAGTTTAATCTCGTTTTGTTTAAACTCCGCCGGATTATTTAACTCGTCTAAACTTCTCCAATATTTTGTCATAGTTGTTTGATTCTGCTTTAAACTTGAATGATTAGTAGTGGCAACGCATACAATCATTGGCGCCAATATCAACTGCTTTTACCAAGTCGATAGCTCCGGATTTTAATTCTTCATGCAATTTCACGTAATGTTCGTAATAGCCATTATTGCCAAAGTCAACTTCGGTATCGCGGTGGCAGTTTACACACCAACCCATCGAAAGGTCGCTGTGTTGCTGCATAATATCCATTTCTTCAACCGGACCATGGCATTGCATACAGTCGAGTTTCCCCGAACCAACGTGCACTGCATGACTGAAAAAAACATGATCGGGCAGGTTGTGAATTCGTTTCCACTCGATTGAGTTCCCGTTTTCTGCGGCATCAATCACTTTCGAAATCTCAAATTTGCCGCTGTTTGTTCCTTCACGAATCAGAATATGGCAGTTCATACAAAGGTTCGTGGCCGGAATACCCGCCGATTTACTTTGCTCTACCGTTGTATGGCAATACATACAATCAATCCCGTTTTCGCCGGCATGTACTTTATGCGAGAATTTTATGGGTTGATCGGGTGCATAGTTTTCTTGTCTACCCAATTTAATAGCATCGGTAACAATCATTTTTACCTGCCAGCCAAAAGCACCCAATAATATTATCAGAGGAATAAATTTCAGTTTAATTTTTCGGATAAAGATCAGTTCAACAATTGCCCATGTAATCAGTAATCCTAAAAACAGGAACAGAATAAGATTGTAATGTGTTGGTTTTGCCGGAGGAACTCCGGTGTTCGCTAAATTATCTAAATAAATTTTTACTGTTTTAAGATCTTCTTCTTCAATATCGAAATTAACGTGCGAAGCTTCCATTTTTACGCCAACCGGATTCATCACCGAAGCTTGAAAAGATTCAAAATCCTTGTCCACATATTTTATTGCAATATCCATTGCTGAAGGATTCCAGTTCAATGTGTCGACCCGGTTCAGATTATGGCAGGAAACGCACGACGAATACTCACGATTGAAGGGTAGTAAACCTTTGAAAAACCGTTCACCACGTTTAACATCTTCGTGCGAATGACCATCGGTTACAACAGATTCGGAAGAATCGGCATACAAATTATCGGATAGCAAAATACAGGTAACAAATGCGAACAGGGATATGAAAATTTGCGTTTTTTTCATGAAACCTCCCCAAAAGAAGTGTTCTCTCATTCTGTTAAGTTTAGTATTAAAATAAAGGCCTTTTTGTTTAGACTTAATCTATTAACAATAAAAAGACCTTAAGGTTCTAAAAGAACTAGATTATTTACGTTAAATAACTGATAATGTTTGGGGAATATGATTGGTTACTTTTATGAGAAATGATTTTTCGGTTTCTAATATCGATTGGCTGCGTTTTTTTCAGCCTTAAGTTTTTTCTTTTTCGAGGTGTTCGGTAAGCTTTTTTACCAGTTTCATATTCTCAAAAAACTCGGCGGCAATTACCCTAATAATAGTGTATACCGGAATAGCCAGGATCATTCCGATAATTCCGGCCATACTTCCGGCAGCTATAATTACGAGGAAAATTTCAAGCGGGTGTGCTTTTACGCTGCTGGAATAAATAAGTGGCTGAAAAAGAACATTGTCGATTATCTGAACGGAAAGAAATACCAAGGTCATCCATCCTAAAGTGGGTAAAACCTCATTCATAAAATCGAGATTAATATGTAAAGCTGCCCCGATTAGCAAACCGAGTGCTGCCCCCATCCACGGGCCGAGATATGGAATAACATTGAACATTCCGCAGAACAATCCTATTACAACTGCGTGGTTGAATTCGATGCCCACAATGGTGAGGCCAATGGTATCGAGTAACATAACCATAAAAACTTCTAATAGTAATCCGATAAAATAACGCCGTAATAAGTAGGAAATAGAATTGAGAATATGGGTAACTTTTTCTTCTAAATGAGTAGGAACTAACAAGATAATAAAGGCGCGAAACATGGTTTCTTCTTTTAGGAAGAAAAAGGTGATAAAAGAAACGGAGAAGAAGCCGATCAGTAATTCTCCAACTGTTCCGGCAACCAGTCCGAACCAATTCGATACCTGCGAAAAATCAATTTCAGCCCCCAGACTTTCTGTAACAATATCCATAAAATTCTTCGATTCTATACTCACGGTGTTTTTACTGAAAAAGTGCATGAGATTCAGCAACGGTTCTTCAATTGAATCGAGAACGAGCGTAAAATCAATTTGCGACAGTGTTTCTACCTCGCTAATTAATAATGGAATGATGAACCTGAAAAAAGAAATAAAAACAATCCATAAACTTACAAGAGTTGCAAAAGCAGCCAGACCTTCGGGGATTTTAAAACGTTTGTATTTTATTTTTAGCAGCCAGCGGGTAAGCGGGCGGCCAATAAACGATAACACCACCGAAATAAGAATGTAGGTAACAATGGCACTAAAATACCACAACAGAAAAATGATAAAAAGAAGTCCTACAATAAAAAGTGTATTGCGTGTCCAGCCTTTAAGTTGAATCATTTTCTTTCGTTTTTAACAAATATAACCAAATTTGGGATGAACTGAATAGTTTGTTATTTAGACAGAGAAACCAGAAAATGTAAATACCACTGAACGATGTAGGCATTAAACGAATGTGGTTTAACCGGATGTTTCATTTTTATATTTTGCCGCAGTTGGTAGGTTATTTCGCGGTAAAATATTCCGTCGTTCATCGGGTAGTACAAGGTTTTTAATTGATGAGGAGCTGCTTTTATCAGCCGGTTTTTTTGTCCTTGAAATCTTGAGTTTCCCTGATTCAAAATCTGCTTCAAATCAAAATCTATCCCGTGTTTTTTTAAAAAATGTTTTTCAAGAGTTTTATTATAAAGTTGTTCCCTGTTTTTGTTTCGGGCATCAATTCCGGCAAAAAACTGAAGACTTTGCTTGTCGAAAAGCGGCATTAAAACATCAACTCCGAAAAAGGAATAAACCTGGTTGGAGTTGCTGATAAATTTGCATTGACGTTCTTGTAGATCCCAGATTTCGTAGGCTTCAGCTGGAGAAATGCTTTTATGTTTATAACGATTTTCTTCCAGGTATTCTTGCAAGGCTGCTTTAAAAGCAGGTTTTGCCGGAAGGGAAGTGCCCAATGTTTTTATTAGAGCAGATCCTAATTCTGATGTTTTAAGATCGAGTATTGAATTGTTAAGGTGTGCACCTCTTAAAAAGTCGCCGGGATGACCGGGGAGAGCAACCGTATTTTCGTTGATGAGTTTCTTTGCTCTTAAAAACTTTATCGCAAAATAATCCTGCAAATACGGCATCGACGAGTAGTGTCCCGAGTAATTTGCATAGTCGATGAATGTCGGGGTACTTTTAAAATTATTTATCAGGTCTTCGTTGTATTCAATAAATCGGTACTGAAATCCCAGTTTATCAGCAGCTTTTTGGGCAGTTTGTTTTTCGCTATTATTTTTTCTTCCCCAAGTGGCACATAGAACATTTTTGTGCCCGAACTCTGCCAGCAGACAAGCCAGTAAACGTGAGTCGTAGCCACGGGTAAGCGGCAATAATATTTGTTTGTCTTTAAGCTGCTCGTAGTATTTTTCAAAAACGGTTCGGAAATGAGTTGCGATGTTTTCAGGAGTTTGTTTTTCGCTTTGTTTCTGATGAAGTTGAAAACTAAAATCAAAAGCTACTTTCTCCGAATTATTTTTGAAGCGAATAATCTCACCCGGTTGAATTTGTGCAATATTTTTATTTAAAGTCTGCTGAAAAGGTGTTACGCCAAACTGCAAAAAATACGAGGATGCAAATGCGTCAATTTCTTTGTCTGCATTTGTTTGCTGCAGTTTCTCGGGTTGGTCGCTGATGGAAAAACTCCCATTGTCAATTTTATAGAAAAGCGGGAAACTCCAGGTATGACAACATGTAGCCCATGTTTCTTTTTCATTTTGTACAACGATGGAGAATTGTCCGTTTAGGCGCGAAACAAAATCTTTAAATTGATCGAAATCAGCAGCGTGTTTTTGTGTTTGCGCTACAAAATCTTGTCCGCAGAAATATTCTTCACCCAACCAGATAAAGCCGGTGACACTGACATTCTTTTTTGTCGACCATTTATATTTTTTGAGATACAACATTCTTACAACCAAATTTTAAGCAGTGCTATTGGAACGATCAAAAGTATCATTTTAAAAAAGTAGATTCCTGCCTTTTTCAGATTTACGCCTGCCAAAAACAAAGAATAAATCGTTAAAAACGCAAAAAATACCACGCCCGACAGGCTATACAAAATCACAGTGGCAACAACATCTTTCAGGATTAATCCTCCAACCAGCAAACTGGCAATTCGGGCAATGAGCAAAAATATATTGTACCACATCGATACGTTTTGTTTTTCCTTAACAATCAGGATTGCTGAAAGCGGCGAGCCCAGCATTACAAAATAGAGCCAGGGCGAAATAAACTGGGCCAGGTAACCTGAAAAAGCCCATTCAGCACCAAAGAAAACGGTGAATAGTTGTTGACCCCAAAAGCCAAGTATCGCAAAAGGAATCAAGCCAAGCAGAACTTGCTTTCTGAAAAGGGAGTAGGTGAGTTCTTTTAATTTGGTCGGTGTTTGTTCGAGTGTTTTTGCATTTTGGATATAAACACTGGAAATAGAAATGCTCAGTAACTGAACCGGCACGCTGATGTAGCGGTGCGAAAAAGAATACAGTCCCAGCATTTTGTCTCCAAAAAACGGTTTGAAAAGAAAGACCGGCAGTTGACTGCTTACAAAATTCATCTCCTCTGAAAGGATGGAAAATTTCGGAAATTTAATGTAACGCTGAGCCAGCTTTTTTTCTTCATCGGTAAATTTTCCAAGTCGAAATAAACTGGCTTCATCAACCCGAAAAGAGAAAACAAAAAAGGTAAAAAGTTGCGCGATTACTGCTCCTAAAAGCAATCCTGTTGATGGAAACAGAAAAAATGCGCATTGCAAAACACCGGTTAAAATCGCTCTTGTAATTTCTAACACCGAAAGCCGGTTAAACTGCTTTTTGCTGATGTAGATATTTCGGATCAATTGAATGGCACTAAAAAAGTAAGCGTAAAACGGAACAAGTAACAAATGCAGTTTTTGACCTTTTTCGGGTTGCCAAACCACGATAATTGTGCCAACTATTACCAGTGCAATTAAGTTAACAGCGGCATTTATTTTCTGGGCAAAACTCCCAATCAATTTTCGTTCTTCTGATGTTTCAACCAGGATAATTGCTTTCTCGTATTTGCCGGTTGATATGATCGAAAGCACCGACGCTATTGTAAGGTAAAGTACAAAATCGCCAAACTGTTCGGGTGCATACAAACGTGCAATTGCCAGCGCAAAAGCAAACGGAACAGCACGGGCCAGCACCATTCCGGTGAACAGTGAAGCAATGTTTTTATAAAACTCACTATGGTTAAATCGGCGGATAATATTTCTGAAATAGCAGGAGAAGTTCATGCACTAAAACACGGTGTTTTATTTTATGTAAATATCATAAAAATAATTGCTTTGATTAAGCTTTTTCTTGAAAACGAAGAAATACTGGTGCTTTTTATATTTTTGTTCGTTGAATAGTAAAATGGGAAATAGCAATAATGGATTTTATTCTCGATAACCAGGAAACGGAAAAGAAATTTCAGCAGCTGATAAAAGTGATCCGACTTCGGCAAAGTGGAGAAGTTGCGGCAGCAATGAATGAACGCGGAATTTCGTACAAAATGAGTTGGGGTGTGTCGTTGCTCGATTTACGCGAAATTGCCCGGTCGTACGATGCCGATCATTTGCTGGCGCTAAAACTTTGGAACAAACAGTGGCGCGAAACCATGATTCTGGCAACACTGATTGATGAGCCGGAAGAAGTGACCGAAGAACAGATGGATTTCTGGACAAAAAGTTTCGGGAATATTGAGATTGCTGAACAAGCTTCAACCAATTTATGGGTGAAAAGTAAATTTGCTTTTGTAAAAGCGCTAGAGTGGTGCCGCGGAAAAAAACACCTGGTACGTTTTACCGGAGTTCACCTGATTGGACGACTGGCAATAACTGACAAAAAAGCCATCGACGAAATGTTCGAACCCTTTTTTGAGGAGTTGACAACATTGGCAAAAGACAAAAAATTATATACACCAATCTATCGTTCGGTAGTTGGGATGGGAAGCCGCTCGAAGATGATGAACGAACAGTGTGTTGAGCTGGCAAAAGAATTTCAGCTAAGTGAATCGGAAAATGCGGTGAAGCTTGGCGAGAGTTTATTTGAGGAATTAACCAGCGAGTATTTTCAGGAACAATTTAAGGAATAGCTTTCTGGATACTAGATTCTTGATATTAGATCCTCGATACTTTAAACTTGATACTCGTATTTCACAACTGTGACAATTAACTTTCTTTAACTGCAAAGCTGTCATACCGAAACTTCGTGGCAGGTTCTTTGTTATTATTGTCGCGACTCAGAAGAATAGAAAACTGGGCATTGAACGTATAATAGGAATAAAATGATGAATCTTTCAAAATCTTCAAATCCTGTTTTAAAAGAAAAAACTTTTAGCAGAGATTATACAGCGCAGTCGGATGTAATGACTGTAAACGGAACTGTAAATAAAACAGCCTTAATGTTGTTGTTGGTAATTGCTGGTGCGGTATTTACCTGGAATAAATTTTTTGAAGCTGTTGCTACAAATCCCGAAGCCGGTTTAGCGGCAGTGGGGCCGTGGCTTGCAATTGGCGGAATTGGTGGTTTTATTACCGTTTTAGTAACTGTATTTCGCCCGCAGAGTTCGGGTATTTCGGCACCAATTTATGCCGTTTTCGAAGGATTGTTCCTTGGTGGAATTTCAGCGGTATTCGAGAGTATGTATCCTCAGCAAGGATTGGTATTAAGAGCAGTAATGCTAACTTTTGCGGTATTTATGGTAATGTTGTTTTTGTATCGCTCGGGAATTATTAAGGTGACACAAAAATTTATGATGGGCGTTGTGGCTGCTACAGCTGGT harbors:
- a CDS encoding cytochrome c3 family protein, with protein sequence MREHFFWGGFMKKTQIFISLFAFVTCILLSDNLYADSSESVVTDGHSHEDVKRGERFFKGLLPFNREYSSCVSCHNLNRVDTLNWNPSAMDIAIKYVDKDFESFQASVMNPVGVKMEASHVNFDIEEEDLKTVKIYLDNLANTGVPPAKPTHYNLILFLFLGLLITWAIVELIFIRKIKLKFIPLIILLGAFGWQVKMIVTDAIKLGRQENYAPDQPIKFSHKVHAGENGIDCMYCHTTVEQSKSAGIPATNLCMNCHILIREGTNSGKFEISKVIDAAENGNSIEWKRIHNLPDHVFFSHAVHVGSGKLDCMQCHGPVEEMDIMQQHSDLSMGWCVNCHRDTEVDFGNNGYYEHYVKLHEELKSGAIDLVKAVDIGANDCMRCHY
- a CDS encoding cytochrome c encodes the protein MDSIKSIRKYFAPSFRAVIKQGQQLIEAMKIVILQVNNFHSFNIRRPIIAHTALKDGAKFTFLLLTFAFSSCDYNRRTTGWQYFDDMVTSPAYESYTPNPNFADGKTMQPPVAGTIPRSTVPYAYEKTDEDRALAAATLVNNLEPNKENLQRGEKMYGIYCMQCHGEKGDGQGSLYVSKKYTYPPASLLSEKMLANPEADIYHVITVGFGIMGEHGSMIKPDDRWKIAMYIKNELQN
- a CDS encoding AI-2E family transporter, which gives rise to MIQLKGWTRNTLFIVGLLFIIFLLWYFSAIVTYILISVVLSFIGRPLTRWLLKIKYKRFKIPEGLAAFATLVSLWIVFISFFRFIIPLLISEVETLSQIDFTLVLDSIEEPLLNLMHFFSKNTVSIESKNFMDIVTESLGAEIDFSQVSNWFGLVAGTVGELLIGFFSVSFITFFFLKEETMFRAFIILLVPTHLEEKVTHILNSISYLLRRYFIGLLLEVFMVMLLDTIGLTIVGIEFNHAVVIGLFCGMFNVIPYLGPWMGAALGLLIGAALHINLDFMNEVLPTLGWMTLVFLSVQIIDNVLFQPLIYSSSVKAHPLEIFLVIIAAGSMAGIIGMILAIPVYTIIRVIAAEFFENMKLVKKLTEHLEKEKT
- a CDS encoding DUF3341 domain-containing protein; the protein is MSKKYILGVFDDEATLVDAFEKLKDKGVMPVEVYTPYPVHEILEGMPIKTRITHAAFFYGLFAAIGILGFLTYAAVIDWPLRYGGKPFNAFPSFIVVTIVATILSITLLTLFTFSARAKVFPGKKAEIFHERATDDKFVMVFDEAGIANDSESVKSILTEHGKIE
- the nrfD gene encoding NrfD/PsrC family molybdoenzyme membrane anchor subunit is translated as MYNSAVRGKLIDGEKSFSQISKQILAPIHDKTPLWWYAAMLVSLGMFGFGLYCKYITVSTGIGTWGVNNSVAWGWAIINFVWWIGIGHAGTAFSIFLLILRQKWRTAINRAAEAMTVVAVFCASLFPLLHMGRPWLFFFIFPYPNTRGPLWVNFNSPLFWDFVAISAYLLISASFWYFGMVPDFATIRDTAKSKIKKAVYGFFSFGWTGSSREWLRFEALSFVLGGIAAVLVVSVHSIVATDFAVSVQAGWHTTIFPPYFVIGAIFSGFAMVLTLVITMRAMYKMNDFITDRHVDAICRILIFISLIMGTAYMTEIFMAWYSASDYETYMFFKNRLFGDYAFQFWAMFTANAVIPQLFWFKAVRKRMWMVFIISIIINIGMWFERFNIVVTTLSRDYLPANWASYSPTYVEIGFFVGTLGMFLAGVLLFFRYIPMIAISELKSVAKFDKPNNGQLKAKSHE
- a CDS encoding TAT-variant-translocated molybdopterin oxidoreductase, whose amino-acid sequence is MTKYWRSLDELNNPAEFKQNEIKLELDAKRAVIKKASGSSRRDFLKAFGFSVATAAVVASCKRPVDKAIPYLIKPEEVTPGMANYYASSYFEANEYCSVLVKARDGRPIKIEGNDLSPVSQKGTSARVQASVLDLYDDARFKTPLKRGDATNWEDVDSYIIRKLEQLNNDNKKVILLTSSIISPTTKKVIASFQEKYPNVEWVKYDAVSTSGILEANQQSFGSALIPDYRFEQAKVVASFSADFLGTWLSSTEYTKGYAAGRKVLDKGDEMSRHYQFESGMTLTGSNADVRVPIKPSEEKTILTALYYQLMQAKGKMTIAAPGSPVDVTGLAEDLLAYEGKSLVVSGSNDVNIQLIVNAINNLLGNYGSTILLHRPLNTHQAIDGDFEKVFAELKNKEIAGVLCWGVNPVYNHPKGQELKELIAGAELSVSFSDRKDETTAACHWVCPAPHYLEAWNDAEPKKGLFSLSQPTISKLFDSRQVQETLLKWAGEKQPNYYEILKANWEENFTGLQSKYSDSRLFWNDVLQKGVFETEISSEAPVYSENGLENALQLGGEQSQGWEIVFYQSVALKDGSSANNPWLQELPDPVAKISWDNFAAVPVKWAEENGVQNESVITINGIEMPVFVQPGQAPGTISVALGYGREVAGKVGDGVGKNMYALTSIQNNAKQLWLSGADVQTTEKTFELALSQTHHSMEGRPIVRETNFDKWQLDPASGNEIREKHLEHHVSLYPEQEFKGHHWAMAVDLGSCVGCGNCSISCQAENNVQVIGKEQVRNRRIMHWIRVDRYFSNDAENPDVYHQPVMCQHCDNAPCENVCPVSATPHSEEGLNQMAYNRCVGTKYCVNNCPYKVRRFNWFQYVQNPEFDYASNSDLGRMVLNPDVTVRSRGVVEKCSFCVQRIQEKKAEAKVAGRMLEDGEVQPACVQSCPADALVFGDLNNENSKINKLFKNERNYHLLEELHTLPSVGYLTKVRNKKA
- a CDS encoding asparagine synthase-related protein, which encodes MLYLKKYKWSTKKNVSVTGFIWLGEEYFCGQDFVAQTQKHAADFDQFKDFVSRLNGQFSIVVQNEKETWATCCHTWSFPLFYKIDNGSFSISDQPEKLQQTNADKEIDAFASSYFLQFGVTPFQQTLNKNIAQIQPGEIIRFKNNSEKVAFDFSFQLHQKQSEKQTPENIATHFRTVFEKYYEQLKDKQILLPLTRGYDSRLLACLLAEFGHKNVLCATWGRKNNSEKQTAQKAADKLGFQYRFIEYNEDLINNFKSTPTFIDYANYSGHYSSMPYLQDYFAIKFLRAKKLINENTVALPGHPGDFLRGAHLNNSILDLKTSELGSALIKTLGTSLPAKPAFKAALQEYLEENRYKHKSISPAEAYEIWDLQERQCKFISNSNQVYSFFGVDVLMPLFDKQSLQFFAGIDARNKNREQLYNKTLEKHFLKKHGIDFDLKQILNQGNSRFQGQKNRLIKAAPHQLKTLYYPMNDGIFYREITYQLRQNIKMKHPVKPHSFNAYIVQWYLHFLVSLSK